A stretch of Bifidobacterium sp. ESL0704 DNA encodes these proteins:
- the proB gene encoding glutamate 5-kinase has product MSNSETESQVRQDVASAHTVVVKVGSSSLTKSSGHLDTGKVDALVEVLASAASKGTRVVLVSSGAIATGFGPLGFSTRPKDVSTQQAAASVGQGILMQHYETGFARFGVRVGQILLTGDDTMHASRYRNAQRTLRRLLDLDVVPIVNENDALATNEIRFGDNDRLSTLVANLVRADALVLLTDIDGLYTAPPTRPEAKRIGFVPDVEQILSEVSVGGSSSGVGSGGMVTKLEAARIAVSSGIPVVLTSAGNVADALGGKPTGTAFAPTSHRDSSRRLWIGFAANPRGRLVGDKGAIKAVLGGKASLLAAGVLEVHGEFSAGDPVWIDDEDGNHVAKGLSGFDSDEIPHTLGRDTSQLKRLLGEEYAHPLVHRDNLVLL; this is encoded by the coding sequence ATGAGCAACAGCGAGACCGAATCCCAGGTGCGTCAGGACGTGGCATCGGCCCATACCGTGGTGGTCAAGGTCGGTTCCAGCTCGCTGACCAAGTCTTCCGGCCATCTTGACACAGGCAAGGTCGACGCATTGGTCGAGGTATTGGCCAGTGCGGCCAGCAAGGGCACGCGCGTGGTCCTGGTGTCTTCTGGCGCCATTGCCACCGGATTCGGACCGTTGGGTTTTTCGACGCGGCCCAAGGATGTTTCGACCCAGCAGGCGGCGGCGTCGGTTGGGCAGGGCATCCTGATGCAGCATTATGAGACGGGTTTCGCGCGTTTCGGTGTCCGTGTCGGTCAGATTCTGCTGACTGGCGACGATACGATGCACGCTTCGCGTTATCGTAACGCACAGCGCACGTTGCGCCGGCTGCTCGACCTTGACGTGGTGCCGATTGTCAACGAAAACGATGCGTTGGCGACCAATGAGATTCGTTTCGGCGACAACGATCGACTTTCCACGCTGGTGGCCAATCTGGTACGTGCGGACGCCTTGGTCCTGCTCACTGACATCGACGGCCTGTACACTGCTCCGCCGACGCGTCCGGAGGCCAAACGCATAGGTTTTGTACCGGATGTGGAACAGATACTCTCCGAGGTTTCCGTGGGTGGCAGCTCGTCCGGAGTGGGCAGTGGCGGTATGGTGACCAAGCTCGAGGCGGCACGGATAGCGGTCAGCTCCGGAATCCCCGTGGTGTTGACCAGCGCGGGGAATGTGGCCGATGCGTTGGGTGGCAAGCCGACCGGAACGGCCTTCGCGCCTACGTCTCATCGTGATTCCTCGCGTCGTCTATGGATCGGTTTTGCCGCGAACCCTCGCGGAAGGCTGGTCGGCGACAAAGGTGCGATCAAAGCGGTGCTCGGCGGCAAGGCCAGTCTGTTGGCAGCCGGCGTGCTTGAGGTACATGGCGAGTTTTCGGCGGGCGATCCGGTCTGGATCGATGACGAAGACGGCAACCACGTCGCCAAAGGCCTCTCGGGCTTTGATTCCGACGAGATCCCACACACCCTCGGCCGCGATACCTCCCAGCTCAAGCGCTTGCTGGGCGAGGAATACGCCCACCCGTTGGTCCATCGCGACAATCTGGTCCTCCTGTAG
- the obgE gene encoding GTPase ObgE encodes MTDFVDRVTVHVKGGDGGNGSAGVKREKYKPLAGPNGGNGGDGGSVIFVADANANNLLDYRFVPHRRAESGTMGLGDTKDGSKGADVVLPVPPGTVIFEAKGAQGKAKHPGRELADLRHAGDRFVAAAGGMGGLGNAALANKTRRAPGFALLGEPGEERDVILELKSIADVALVGFPSAGKSSLIAAMSAAKPKIADYPFTTLVPNLGVVKLEEYRYTIADVPGLIPGASEGKGLGLEFLRHIERTEIIAHVIDCATLEPDRDPISDYHALEDELAKYAAKLKLPLGVIPIPERPRVIVLNKADVPEAKELAEFVRPEFEKLGLKTFIVSTASHEGLKELGYALGKMVTELRAKLAREEAERDEERVVIKPLEQPARRRRRADDERGTSLDFAVERESNRRGAVWFTVTGAKPERWVRQTNFDNDEAVGYLADRLAGLGVEDELRRHGAKPGDEVRIGKGENAVAFDWDPTIAAGAEMLDGAQLGARGKDLRLDDGSDGNRVRRRTNAERRRQYHEMMDAKTAVREAMRQERTAGHWADPSVDDDRHDEHAILGGHGDDEE; translated from the coding sequence ATGACAGACTTTGTAGATAGAGTGACCGTCCATGTCAAGGGCGGCGACGGCGGCAACGGGTCCGCAGGCGTCAAGCGCGAGAAGTACAAGCCGCTGGCCGGGCCGAACGGCGGCAACGGCGGGGACGGCGGTTCCGTCATCTTCGTGGCCGACGCGAACGCGAACAACCTGCTCGACTATCGTTTCGTCCCGCATCGCAGGGCCGAAAGCGGCACGATGGGTTTGGGCGACACCAAAGACGGCTCGAAAGGTGCCGACGTGGTGCTGCCGGTCCCGCCGGGAACCGTGATTTTCGAGGCCAAAGGTGCGCAGGGCAAGGCCAAGCACCCCGGCCGCGAGCTGGCTGATCTGCGTCATGCCGGTGACCGGTTCGTCGCCGCTGCGGGCGGCATGGGCGGTTTGGGCAACGCCGCGCTGGCCAACAAGACACGTCGTGCCCCCGGATTCGCGTTGCTCGGTGAACCGGGTGAGGAACGCGACGTGATTCTGGAGCTCAAATCCATCGCCGACGTGGCGTTGGTGGGCTTCCCCTCCGCAGGCAAATCCAGCCTGATCGCCGCGATGAGCGCTGCGAAACCGAAGATCGCTGATTATCCGTTCACCACGCTCGTACCGAACCTCGGTGTGGTGAAGCTCGAGGAATACCGCTATACCATCGCTGACGTGCCGGGTCTGATTCCCGGAGCCTCGGAGGGCAAGGGGCTCGGCCTCGAGTTCCTGCGCCATATCGAGCGCACCGAAATCATCGCGCACGTCATCGATTGCGCCACGTTGGAGCCGGACCGTGATCCGATTTCCGACTATCACGCCTTGGAAGACGAACTGGCGAAGTATGCCGCCAAGCTCAAACTGCCGCTTGGCGTCATCCCGATTCCCGAACGCCCGCGCGTCATCGTCCTCAACAAGGCCGACGTGCCTGAGGCCAAGGAACTCGCGGAATTCGTGCGCCCGGAGTTCGAGAAGTTGGGGCTGAAGACCTTCATCGTCTCCACCGCATCGCACGAGGGCTTGAAGGAACTCGGTTACGCTCTGGGCAAGATGGTGACCGAGCTGCGCGCAAAGCTGGCCCGCGAAGAAGCCGAGCGCGACGAAGAGCGTGTGGTCATCAAGCCGTTGGAGCAGCCGGCGCGTCGTCGCCGTCGTGCCGATGACGAGCGTGGCACCTCGCTTGATTTCGCCGTCGAGCGCGAAAGCAACCGCAGGGGAGCGGTGTGGTTCACCGTCACCGGTGCGAAGCCGGAACGTTGGGTGCGTCAGACCAATTTCGACAACGACGAGGCCGTGGGCTATCTCGCCGACCGTCTGGCCGGCTTGGGTGTCGAGGACGAGCTGCGTCGCCATGGAGCCAAGCCCGGCGACGAGGTACGCATCGGCAAGGGCGAGAATGCGGTCGCTTTCGATTGGGATCCGACCATCGCCGCCGGCGCGGAAATGCTGGATGGTGCCCAATTGGGTGCCCGTGGCAAGGATCTGCGTCTCGATGACGGATCCGACGGCAACCGTGTCCGTCGCCGCACCAACGCCGAACGCCGTCGCCAGTATCACGAGATGATGGACGCCAAAACCGCCGTGCGCGAGGCGATGCGTCAGGAACGAACGGCCGGTCACTGGGCCGATCCGAGCGTTGACGACGATCGGCACGACGAGCACGCGATTCTCGGTGGCCACGGCGACGACGAAGAGTGA
- the rpmA gene encoding 50S ribosomal protein L27, giving the protein MAHKKGASASRNGRDSSAQYLGVKKFGGEAVVAGNIIVRQRGTKFHAGQNVGTGKDHTLFALSDGNVKFGVRRDRKVVDVVAE; this is encoded by the coding sequence ATGGCACATAAGAAGGGCGCATCCGCTTCCCGCAACGGTCGCGATTCGAGCGCGCAATACCTTGGCGTCAAGAAGTTTGGTGGCGAGGCTGTCGTCGCCGGCAACATCATCGTTCGTCAGCGTGGCACCAAGTTCCACGCCGGCCAGAACGTCGGCACCGGCAAGGATCACACCTTGTTCGCGCTGTCCGACGGCAACGTGAAGTTCGGCGTTCGCCGCGATCGCAAGGTTGTCGACGTAGTCGCCGAGTGA
- the rplU gene encoding 50S ribosomal protein L21, producing the protein MYAIVKAGGHQEKVEVGDVILVNRLNAKKGDTVEFPVALVVDGAKVTLNAKDLAKVSVKAEVVDDEAKGPKINIQKFKNKTGVARRKGHRQPLSVVKITAIA; encoded by the coding sequence ATGTACGCGATTGTGAAGGCCGGTGGCCATCAGGAAAAGGTCGAGGTCGGTGACGTTATCCTGGTTAACCGTCTCAATGCGAAGAAGGGCGATACCGTGGAATTCCCGGTCGCGCTCGTGGTTGATGGCGCCAAGGTGACGCTGAACGCCAAGGATCTTGCCAAGGTTTCCGTCAAGGCTGAAGTCGTTGACGATGAGGCCAAGGGTCCGAAGATCAACATTCAGAAGTTCAAGAACAAGACTGGTGTCGCCCGTCGCAAGGGTCATCGTCAGCCGCTTTCCGTTGTCAAGATCACGGCAATCGCCTGA
- a CDS encoding Rne/Rng family ribonuclease, translating to MPRVTRGGVGQADDATQNDTNLPSSSSSADNEPATRRRTVRRRVVRGAGAAGADVALKVEERESAKDASGEKKSDESKTGSDSKATKTRSGRASSSRSSGASSSGTTRRARTRSRVRDGEDSDEESQARTRNAGSGKSEEEANESSTSSRRRRTSSARSRSRSLDSASASETKAEADIETATERVIDAVEGLPKGHESHHAPRPMTSLLFQEPVLPREDDADEEPKATRRRSRSRGNDEDDENNYRRSTRGNRSRRGTERDDERLDEQQDGRRGRSGSRRGKSNDRDRDYEDDNQDSSRQVYRSRRLDDDDDIYDEEAAERSERRTHRRRRLNAEERHAADEIEQIEEDLEDDDITYRPIDDVEAEQSRTRRRRGHDSERSSERATRRERSGRGSSRADRDDAELDNEEENEEHGSRSGRKGNGGRNDRAEEDRGETRRRRRHESDEDNAEQPLTRRRRRHRGSKGDDSESARDSSSRSTSRRSRKQQYIDEITDIEGSTRLEAKKQRRRDNRRERSRQNQLIEQDFLARRENVDRLMVVRERGQHTQISVIEDNVLVEHYVSDIQEVATVGNIYLGRVQNVLPSMEAAFVDIGQPRNGVLYAGEVNWDATRLEGQPRRIELAFKSGDPVLVQVTKDPIGHKGARLTSQVTLAGRFLVLVPSGGMTGVSRKLPERERGRLKSIVSKIAPKDMGVIIRTAAEGASEDALKKDLENLKRQWQKIEDKRKLYHNGKRAKLLQGEPDVAIRVVRDIFNDDFSKLIVEGDTVYERIEEYLDTMAPDLKDRLEKWDPEEHQGKDVFDKWQIDSQLRKGMERQVYLPSGGSIVIDRTEAMTTIDVNTGRFIGKGKSLEETVTRCNLEASEEIARQLRLRDIGGMIMIDYVDMVMPANRDLVLRRLVECLARDRTKHQVAEVTSLGLVQMTRKRIGQGLVEAFSEECPTCKGRGFILHDEPTISADFADPYAMKGGDPFVHTNKHGHGSTPEVQAPKGSSPAVKAKLAQIAAAAVAANDEEKEEGSDSDSSADSSSEPSADSSADKS from the coding sequence GTGCCCAGAGTAACCCGAGGCGGGGTCGGTCAAGCCGATGACGCCACACAAAATGATACCAATTTACCTTCTTCGTCCTCATCCGCGGATAACGAGCCCGCGACGCGTCGTCGTACGGTTCGTCGTCGTGTAGTTCGTGGTGCCGGTGCCGCCGGTGCCGACGTCGCGTTGAAAGTCGAGGAACGCGAAAGCGCCAAAGACGCCAGTGGCGAGAAAAAATCCGACGAGAGCAAAACCGGTTCGGACTCAAAAGCGACAAAGACAAGGAGCGGCAGAGCATCTTCTTCTCGTAGCTCGGGTGCTTCGTCATCCGGCACGACGAGAAGAGCGCGGACGCGTAGCCGTGTTCGCGATGGTGAAGATTCAGACGAGGAATCTCAAGCCCGCACTCGGAATGCAGGAAGCGGAAAATCCGAAGAGGAAGCGAACGAGTCTTCGACCTCGAGCCGCCGCCGGCGCACCAGTAGCGCCAGATCGCGCAGCCGGTCTCTCGATTCCGCGTCCGCAAGTGAGACCAAGGCGGAAGCCGACATCGAAACTGCCACGGAACGTGTCATTGACGCCGTTGAGGGCCTTCCCAAAGGCCATGAAAGTCACCACGCCCCTCGGCCGATGACATCGCTGCTGTTCCAGGAGCCCGTGCTCCCCCGTGAAGATGATGCGGACGAAGAGCCTAAAGCAACTCGGCGACGTTCCCGTTCCCGCGGCAATGACGAGGACGATGAGAATAACTACCGGCGTTCGACGCGCGGCAACCGTTCGCGTCGTGGCACCGAGCGCGACGATGAACGTTTGGATGAGCAACAGGACGGACGCCGGGGCAGGTCGGGCTCGAGACGCGGCAAGTCGAATGACCGGGACCGCGATTACGAAGATGACAACCAAGATTCCTCTCGCCAGGTCTATCGTTCGCGCCGGTTGGATGATGACGATGACATCTATGACGAGGAAGCCGCCGAACGCAGCGAACGTCGTACCCATCGTCGTCGCAGGCTCAACGCCGAGGAGCGCCATGCCGCCGACGAAATCGAACAGATCGAAGAGGATCTCGAAGATGATGACATCACCTATCGTCCCATCGACGATGTGGAAGCCGAACAATCCCGGACGCGCAGGCGTCGCGGGCATGACAGCGAACGTTCCAGTGAGCGTGCAACACGCCGCGAGCGGAGCGGCAGGGGCTCTTCCCGAGCGGATCGGGACGATGCCGAACTCGATAATGAGGAGGAAAACGAGGAACACGGGTCTCGTAGTGGTCGCAAGGGCAATGGCGGCCGCAATGATCGAGCCGAGGAAGACCGGGGCGAAACGCGTCGGCGTCGTCGCCATGAATCCGACGAGGACAACGCCGAGCAGCCGCTGACCCGTCGCCGCCGTCGTCACCGTGGCTCCAAGGGTGACGATAGCGAAAGCGCTCGCGATTCGTCATCGCGCTCCACCTCGCGTCGCAGCCGCAAGCAGCAGTATATCGACGAAATCACCGACATCGAAGGTTCCACGCGTCTCGAGGCCAAGAAGCAACGTCGCCGCGACAACCGACGTGAACGCAGCCGCCAGAACCAGCTGATTGAGCAGGACTTTCTCGCCCGCCGCGAGAACGTCGACCGCTTGATGGTCGTGCGCGAGCGTGGCCAGCATACCCAGATTTCCGTAATCGAAGACAACGTGCTCGTCGAGCATTACGTTTCCGATATCCAGGAGGTCGCCACCGTCGGTAACATCTACCTGGGCCGCGTGCAGAACGTGCTACCCAGCATGGAGGCCGCGTTCGTCGACATCGGCCAGCCGCGCAACGGCGTGCTTTACGCCGGCGAGGTCAACTGGGACGCCACGCGTCTGGAAGGCCAGCCGCGCCGCATCGAACTCGCCTTCAAGTCCGGCGATCCGGTGCTCGTACAGGTCACCAAGGACCCGATCGGTCACAAGGGCGCGCGTCTGACCTCGCAGGTCACGCTTGCAGGTCGTTTCCTCGTGCTCGTTCCCTCCGGCGGCATGACCGGCGTGAGCCGTAAGCTGCCCGAGCGTGAACGCGGCAGGCTCAAGTCCATTGTCTCCAAGATCGCCCCGAAGGATATGGGCGTCATCATCCGCACCGCGGCCGAAGGGGCCAGCGAGGACGCGCTGAAGAAGGACCTCGAGAACCTCAAGCGCCAGTGGCAGAAGATCGAGGACAAGCGCAAGCTCTATCACAACGGCAAGCGTGCCAAGCTCCTGCAGGGCGAGCCCGACGTCGCCATCCGCGTGGTGCGCGACATCTTCAACGATGATTTCTCCAAGCTTATCGTCGAAGGCGACACCGTCTACGAACGCATCGAGGAATACCTCGACACCATGGCCCCCGACCTCAAGGATCGCCTCGAAAAGTGGGATCCCGAGGAGCATCAGGGCAAGGACGTGTTCGATAAGTGGCAGATCGACTCCCAGCTTCGCAAGGGCATGGAACGGCAGGTCTACCTCCCGAGCGGCGGTTCGATCGTCATCGACCGCACCGAGGCCATGACCACCATCGACGTCAACACCGGCCGGTTCATCGGCAAGGGCAAGTCGCTTGAGGAGACGGTCACCCGCTGCAATCTCGAGGCGAGCGAGGAAATCGCCCGTCAGCTGCGTCTGCGCGACATCGGCGGCATGATCATGATCGATTACGTCGACATGGTGATGCCCGCCAACCGTGACCTCGTGCTGCGCCGTCTGGTCGAGTGCCTCGCGCGCGACCGTACCAAGCATCAGGTCGCCGAGGTCACCTCGCTTGGGCTTGTGCAGATGACCCGCAAGCGCATCGGCCAGGGCTTGGTGGAAGCGTTCAGCGAGGAGTGCCCGACCTGCAAGGGCCGCGGCTTCATCCTCCATGACGAGCCCACGATTTCCGCAGATTTCGCCGATCCATATGCGATGAAGGGTGGCGACCCGTTCGTCCACACCAACAAACACGGCCACGGCAGTACTCCCGAGGTGCAGGCGCCGAAGGGCTCGAGCCCGGCGGTCAAGGCCAAACTTGCGCAGATCGCCGCGGCTGCGGTGGCGGCCAACGACGAGGAAAAGGAAGAAGGGTCCGATTCGGATTCGTCTGCTGATTCGTCTTCCGAACCTTCTGCTGATTCTTCGGCCGACAAAAGCTGA
- the dapE gene encoding succinyl-diaminopimelate desuccinylase, with amino-acid sequence MSLMIKQGSTREAALDGLFEELMGSYSVSDDETALADEVEAFLREQSHLTVHRLGDTVVASTSLARPQRVVLAGHLDTVPVIDNFPPLWLEPGDKRIRDDVASANPGQRVMFGRGATDMKASDAVMLYLAATMTAPKYDLTYVFYDHEEVVAEKNGLGKVARAHPDWIQGDFAIIGEPTDCGIEGGCNGTMRFDVVTHGVAAHSARAWMGENAIHKAAEVLGRLAAYVPQDVEVDGLTYREGVNATLISGGKGTNVIPDECRIHVNYRFAPDKDLPAAKALMMGTDAGAEMGNGEHRATGGMFEGFDIEMKDESPSARPGMDAPLAVSLAKLVEGKTGLAPQAKLGWTDVARFSSIGVPAVNLGAGSPLLAHKADEQIPESQLVLLTDILEQWLR; translated from the coding sequence ATGAGTCTGATGATAAAGCAGGGATCCACGCGCGAGGCCGCGCTGGATGGGCTGTTCGAGGAATTGATGGGGTCGTATTCCGTTTCCGACGACGAGACGGCGCTCGCGGATGAGGTCGAGGCGTTCTTACGCGAGCAGTCGCATCTGACCGTTCATCGTTTGGGCGATACGGTGGTTGCGTCCACCTCGCTTGCTCGCCCGCAGCGGGTCGTGCTCGCCGGCCACCTCGACACGGTTCCCGTCATTGACAATTTCCCACCGCTTTGGCTTGAGCCGGGGGACAAGCGTATCCGAGACGATGTGGCGAGCGCGAATCCCGGCCAGCGCGTGATGTTCGGCCGCGGCGCGACGGATATGAAGGCCAGCGACGCGGTGATGCTCTATCTTGCGGCGACGATGACCGCGCCGAAATATGACCTGACCTACGTTTTCTATGACCACGAGGAGGTCGTCGCCGAAAAGAACGGCCTTGGCAAGGTGGCGCGTGCCCATCCCGACTGGATACAAGGCGATTTCGCCATCATCGGCGAACCCACCGATTGCGGCATCGAAGGCGGGTGCAACGGCACCATGCGTTTCGACGTGGTCACCCACGGTGTCGCCGCGCATTCCGCCCGCGCATGGATGGGGGAAAACGCGATTCACAAGGCCGCCGAAGTCCTCGGCCGGCTCGCCGCCTACGTGCCGCAGGATGTCGAGGTGGACGGTCTGACCTACCGCGAAGGCGTCAACGCCACCCTTATCTCCGGCGGCAAAGGCACCAACGTCATTCCCGACGAGTGCCGCATCCACGTCAACTATCGTTTCGCGCCTGACAAGGATCTGCCGGCCGCCAAGGCGCTGATGATGGGGACCGATGCCGGGGCCGAGATGGGCAACGGCGAGCACAGGGCCACCGGCGGCATGTTCGAAGGTTTCGATATCGAGATGAAGGACGAATCGCCGTCGGCACGTCCCGGCATGGACGCTCCGCTGGCCGTGTCGTTGGCCAAGCTGGTCGAGGGGAAAACGGGACTTGCCCCGCAGGCCAAACTCGGGTGGACCGATGTCGCCCGTTTCTCGTCCATCGGCGTCCCGGCCGTCAACCTCGGCGCCGGCTCCCCGCTTTTGGCGCACAAGGCCGATGAACAGATTCCGGAAAGCCAGCTCGTGTTGCTTACCGACATCCTTGAGCAGTGGCTACGCTAG
- a CDS encoding AEC family transporter, which produces MGLLSAMQGFVVIAVIIGTGYVAARFNIGGPSAQMVLNRYAFFVTNPFLMFAILSKEPILEIFHPSIIVAFFSALAVGLLFLILNKFFYHMGPADATVGALNSLYLNSNNIGLPIATYILGNGALVAPILVMQQAIFTPIALTVLDYTTTGKMSVKKALMQPLHQPLLIGSLGGILVAAITAWIGYYPIPKFIYDPVNMIGQAAIPMILMAFGMSLRGTKPMQNKSSRSAVIGVTILKNVVMPFIAFLIAKFIMGFTGKVLYACVVLAALPAGQNVYNYAARYNVGMTFARDGVLISTISSPIIIALIAALLS; this is translated from the coding sequence ATGGGTTTGCTGAGCGCGATGCAGGGATTTGTGGTCATCGCCGTCATCATCGGAACCGGCTACGTGGCGGCGCGTTTCAACATCGGCGGCCCGAGCGCGCAGATGGTCCTGAACCGTTACGCGTTCTTCGTCACCAACCCGTTTTTGATGTTCGCAATCCTTTCCAAGGAACCGATTCTCGAAATCTTCCATCCTTCGATCATCGTCGCGTTCTTCTCCGCGCTGGCCGTGGGCTTGCTGTTTCTAATCCTGAACAAATTCTTCTATCACATGGGACCGGCCGACGCGACGGTTGGCGCGCTCAACTCGCTGTACCTGAACTCCAATAACATCGGCCTGCCGATCGCCACCTACATTTTGGGAAATGGGGCGCTGGTGGCACCGATCCTGGTGATGCAGCAGGCGATTTTCACGCCCATCGCGCTGACGGTCCTGGACTACACGACCACCGGCAAGATGTCGGTGAAGAAGGCGCTGATGCAGCCGCTGCATCAACCGCTGCTGATCGGCTCGCTGGGCGGCATCCTCGTCGCGGCCATTACCGCATGGATCGGCTACTACCCTATTCCGAAATTCATCTACGACCCGGTCAACATGATCGGACAGGCCGCGATTCCGATGATCCTGATGGCGTTCGGCATGTCGCTGCGCGGCACCAAACCGATGCAGAACAAGAGCTCGCGTTCCGCGGTCATCGGGGTGACGATCTTGAAGAACGTGGTGATGCCGTTCATCGCCTTCCTCATCGCCAAGTTCATCATGGGATTCACCGGCAAAGTGCTTTACGCCTGCGTCGTGCTCGCGGCGCTGCCTGCCGGCCAGAACGTTTACAATTACGCGGCCCGCTACAACGTCGGCATGACCTTCGCCCGCGACGGTGTGCTGATTTCCACGATTTCCAGCCCCATCATCATAGCCCTCATCGCCGCACTGTTGAGCTGA
- a CDS encoding Maf family protein, whose translation MSIPLVLASQSPSRRNVLNAAGISPTIHVSHVDEPAAVAAEAKARGVAVEDLSCEQRVMILARAKAQSVYQAYRQVAAAALGASGEQMTAYPLEAEGNDDNAGRNAGTAKPANGDITTLTRDFSAVEVPVEAKPMKQALAEHPGFAVAEVGPLIIGCDSMFLFEGVALGKPHTPEVARERLSAMRGKSGELWTGHCLIDFATGRQKLESSHAIVRFGDYSDQDIEAYIASGEPLEVAGCFTLEGLGGAFIDGVEGDPSGVLGLSLPLLRRMVVSMGVAWTDLWNTGLGKVAATRMQSQAASQVADGLKVQNDAVSVSLNGENADNDIETSSTKTKPNTENIDTGEPSLSARTKAKAAAAKTQSDAEAQAASIVPPKDNVHQPGDGWVQCACGRRHWGLNGAAGVLLARRSQETGEVTDIVMQHRAMWSAEGGTWGIPGGALADGESPIEGALRESYEEANITPEDIEVVGTHREEHGPWAYTTVFAFEKPGHEVNPHPNDDESMEIAWIPVGEVPDRKLLTAMNADWPHFVGRLGDLAREYRNR comes from the coding sequence ATGTCGATTCCCTTGGTTCTCGCCTCGCAGTCGCCGTCACGGCGCAATGTACTCAATGCCGCCGGCATTAGCCCGACCATCCACGTCTCGCATGTTGATGAACCTGCAGCGGTGGCCGCCGAGGCGAAGGCTCGTGGGGTGGCCGTCGAGGATTTGAGCTGCGAGCAGCGCGTGATGATTCTGGCGCGGGCCAAGGCGCAGAGCGTCTATCAGGCCTATCGGCAGGTTGCCGCTGCCGCACTCGGTGCCAGCGGCGAGCAGATGACCGCCTATCCTCTTGAAGCCGAGGGGAACGATGATAACGCCGGGCGCAATGCCGGTACGGCGAAACCCGCAAACGGTGATATAACAACGCTGACCCGCGATTTTTCAGCGGTCGAAGTGCCTGTCGAAGCCAAGCCGATGAAGCAGGCGTTGGCTGAGCATCCCGGATTCGCTGTGGCCGAGGTCGGCCCGCTGATCATCGGCTGCGATTCCATGTTCCTTTTCGAGGGTGTTGCGCTGGGCAAGCCGCACACCCCGGAAGTCGCCCGCGAACGGCTGAGTGCGATGCGTGGCAAGTCGGGCGAGTTGTGGACCGGCCATTGCCTGATCGATTTCGCCACCGGCCGGCAGAAGCTTGAATCCAGCCACGCCATAGTGCGTTTCGGCGATTATTCCGACCAAGATATCGAGGCGTACATCGCGTCCGGCGAGCCGTTGGAAGTGGCGGGATGCTTTACGTTGGAGGGGCTCGGCGGCGCTTTCATCGACGGTGTCGAGGGCGACCCGAGCGGCGTGCTCGGTCTGAGTCTGCCGTTGCTACGCCGCATGGTCGTGAGTATGGGCGTGGCGTGGACGGATCTTTGGAATACCGGTCTTGGCAAGGTGGCTGCAACAAGAATGCAATCGCAGGCTGCGTCGCAAGTTGCGGATGGCTTGAAAGTGCAGAATGATGCGGTTTCGGTATCGTTAAATGGCGAAAATGCTGATAACGATATCGAAACGTCATCAACAAAAACGAAACCGAATACCGAGAATATTGATACAGGTGAGCCATCACTATCTGCAAGGACTAAGGCAAAGGCCGCGGCCGCCAAAACGCAGTCCGATGCCGAGGCGCAGGCCGCGTCAATCGTGCCGCCGAAAGACAACGTTCACCAGCCCGGCGATGGCTGGGTACAGTGCGCCTGCGGACGTCGCCATTGGGGACTGAACGGTGCCGCCGGCGTGTTGCTCGCCCGGCGTAGCCAGGAAACCGGCGAAGTCACCGATATTGTCATGCAGCATCGTGCGATGTGGAGCGCGGAAGGCGGCACTTGGGGCATTCCCGGCGGTGCGCTCGCGGACGGCGAGAGCCCGATCGAGGGTGCGTTGCGCGAAAGTTACGAGGAGGCCAACATCACCCCGGAGGACATTGAGGTTGTCGGCACGCATCGTGAGGAGCACGGCCCGTGGGCCTACACCACGGTTTTCGCCTTCGAGAAGCCGGGGCATGAGGTCAACCCGCACCCCAACGACGACGAAAGCATGGAGATTGCGTGGATTCCGGTCGGCGAGGTGCCCGACCGCAAGCTGTTGACCGCGATGAACGCTGACTGGCCGCATTTCGTCGGGCGTCTGGGCGATTTGGCGCGTGAATACCGCAACCGTTGA